Genomic segment of Euwallacea fornicatus isolate EFF26 chromosome 11, ASM4011564v1, whole genome shotgun sequence:
GGAGCACCACACCGAGGTGCTTCCCACTGCACAGAAACTAGCTGACGAGATATTGCAACAGCGCAGCGAAATCAATCAGGTTCGAAACAACTGTAAAGTCATAtattaatgtttaattatattaagtATTAGAttgtttttcttgtatttgAAGTCACTTGTTTTGACAGATTGCTGGCGCTCCTGATCCCACCGCAGGTGCTGCCGCTGACGATGCCCACTCGTGGCACTTGGACGAAACTCAAGTATGCGAACAAGTGCGTTCCTATCTCGCGCAAGGCACGTACTATAACGCCAATAAACAATTGAACTCTCTCTTCTCCAAAGTGAGTCTGTCAgctgatgttttttttttaattcaatattttattgttaaaattaattactgaCAATAGGTACGTGAAATGCTACGCGCACAAGATTCCAACGGCGCGCGAATGCTCACTCTGATAACCGAACAGTTTCTTCAAGACCCGCGTCTGCAACTTTGGAAATCGCAAGGCACGCCCATGACGGACAAATGTCGGCAGTTGTGGGACCAATTGGGTTCCTTATGGGTGTGCATCGTCCTGAATCCGGGCTGCACGCCACTCGAAAAGACGCAGTGGGAAGAGCAGTTGAACAAGTGGATTCGGATGGACGTGTGTCCCCCCGAAGACCCGGATTTTCGTGTGCAGTTGGTGGGTGGCCCTCGGGACTCTgtaagtttttaattgagtCAAAATAAACGGAGTTATctgattgtttttttctgtGCACAGTATGTGAACAGAGACCGAGACAGGGATCGTTATTGGTACGAGAGAGATAGGTATTCGGAGAGAGACCGGGAACGGAGAGAAAGACGGGATCGTGAacgagagagagaaagagacaGATTAAGTAACAGGCCTGTGagtattttaagttttttccttGGCGAGTTGTTGTATAGGGTTTTCCTTTGTTAGAATTACCAGTCGTCAGACAGTTCAAGCGAATCAGATGACGAGGAGCCGAGTTACAGCCCTCGGGGTGCGAAAAGACTGAGAGTGTCCGCCAGGGGGCATTCGAAACCAGTGCTGCCGCGGACCATTTTCCATCGCGCTCTAGACGCAGTGGCCATGTCCTGGGACAACATGCATCTAAAAAACGTGTTGTCCAGTGACACGTACTGCTCCCATGTACCCGATAACTCAAATTCCAACGGAAGCTTTAATTCTCAGGGACAACCTCTTTGGAACGGTAAGACGTTTTCACTTTGCaacaactttaattaattCCATTGATTAAAGCAGAATCGATACCATGGTGCGCGGCAAGAGTTGATTCGCTGCGCTCACACGGACATTCAGAAGCAGCTTTGCGGCTGGCTGTGTCGGTGGTGCGCACGATGAAGCAGCAACAGTTGCAGGCGCAACGTCAGTGGCATGAAAGCCAACAGCAAAAAGCCGGTACTTCCTCGCAACAGCCTAAAGCGTGCACTTCGCGTTGTCAAGGTGCGTGTATGAGTTCTTCCTGCTCCACTACGAGTGCCAGTGCGCCAGCCAATCAGGATGGGTGGGTGGGGCATCCGCTGGATCCCATTGGCTGCTTGTTTGATACTTTAGCCGACGCCTCCACTATTCCCGATGATCAAAGACCACGTACGCCCAGTTACTTGGATTTAGTGAGCATGGATGAGCAGCACAATTTAAGACCGCGCTACCAGCACGTACCGGTAGTTGGATCCAGAGACAGGGCAGAGACGTATTTAACCTTGGCCTTTGAGGTGGCGTTGATAGGCCTGGGACAACAGCGCGTGATGCCTGTTGGGTTATACGCACAGGAGAAGGCCTGCAAGCAAGAGGATCGCCTTATTGCCAAGCTGCAAGAGATTGAGTTAGATAATAGTTTAGTGGCTGTTTTGAGGAGGCAGGCCATTATTTTGCTTGAGGCGGGTCCGACTAGTGGATTGGGAATTGGAATACATCCAGAGTCTATTCCGATGCACACTTTTGCTAGGTGAGTAAGCAAGGTTATCTTTCAAATTAGTAttagtttaaagaaatttaccACTTTCTCTTACATGtcatataatataatttttaatttgaactttATTCTTATGTTTATTGACAGGTTTTTGTTCTTGTCGTTGCTGAATTACTATCCGGATTTGGCGTACGAAGTGGGCTTGAGGGCGATGCGTTTGCCGCTGTTGGAGGAGGGTGAGGGCGGCGACGGGGGCCCATCGGGGGGCTCTAACGGGGCCGGCCCGTTGGCCGGGGCGGGCCGGCCCCCGCGCTGGTTTACCTTGGGCCACATCGAAAGTCAACAATGCGCCTTGAGTAGCACCATGCTCAGTGCGGCGAAAGGTGCCACTCTCTTTCATTTTaccacaaatttttttattgtgaatcTCCTAGGGGAGGTAATGCGATTACGTACAGTGCTGGAATCGTCGCAGCGGCATATCCATAGCTCCTCCCACCTGTTTAAGCTGGCGCAGGACGCCTTTCGTTTCGCCACGCCTGAAAACAGCCCGCGACATCCTACTCTGTTGAGCGTAGCCTTCGAACTGGGACTACAGGTTATGCGTATGACCTTATCATCGATGAATTGGCGCAGACGCGAAATGGTGCGCTGGCTGGTCACCTGCGCGGTGGAACTCGGCCTCGATGCCCTCATCTCGTTAATGCAAAACTGGTATCAA
This window contains:
- the LOC136342100 gene encoding zinc finger SWIM domain-containing protein 5-like isoform X1 translates to MAHDALPPRRPPVGALPPCCAPLRLRPPPPRNPDSLLDVTAKKVAETVPFARIEEKYDRIPEPVQRRIVFWSFPRNERDICMYSSLSRVQNNQEPGSLAFCKGMKLLENGCVDNVLQVGFHLSGVVTAPKTSPPASLPCGAPEPPHKFKVSVSFDRCKITSVTCTCDTRDIFWCQHVVALSLYRIRNAEVVRLRVPISETLLQMDRQQLQKFVQYLIAEHHTEVLPTAQKLADEILQQRSEINQIAGAPDPTAGAAADDAHSWHLDETQVCEQVRSYLAQGTYYNANKQLNSLFSKVREMLRAQDSNGARMLTLITEQFLQDPRLQLWKSQGTPMTDKCRQLWDQLGSLWVCIVLNPGCTPLEKTQWEEQLNKWIRMDVCPPEDPDFRVQLVGGPRDSYVNRDRDRDRYWYERDRYSERDRERRERRDRERERERDRLSNRPNYQSSDSSSESDDEEPSYSPRGAKRLRVSARGHSKPVLPRTIFHRALDAVAMSWDNMHLKNVLSSDTYCSHVPDNSNSNGSFNSQGQPLWNAESIPWCAARVDSLRSHGHSEAALRLAVSVVRTMKQQQLQAQRQWHESQQQKAGTSSQQPKACTSRCQGACMSSSCSTTSASAPANQDGWVGHPLDPIGCLFDTLADASTIPDDQRPRTPSYLDLVSMDEQHNLRPRYQHVPVVGSRDRAETYLTLAFEVALIGLGQQRVMPVGLYAQEKACKQEDRLIAKLQEIELDNSLVAVLRRQAIILLEAGPTSGLGIGIHPESIPMHTFARFLFLSLLNYYPDLAYEVGLRAMRLPLLEEGEGGDGGPSGGSNGAGPLAGAGRPPRWFTLGHIESQQCALSSTMLSAAKGEVMRLRTVLESSQRHIHSSSHLFKLAQDAFRFATPENSPRHPTLLSVAFELGLQVMRMTLSSMNWRRREMVRWLVTCAVELGLDALISLMQNWYQFFSATEAAGPVATTIMSRGTMLRLQLSFQQQEELSGCARTLALQCATKDPPNCALNALTLCENEALAFETAYQIVVDAASLIMTSSQLFTIARYMEHRGYPSRAYKLGMLAMKHVHLAYNQDTHPAINDIHWAMALAHSLGKTELGHMVPLLVKNVQCATVLSDVLRRCGATPPGGPPIVPPPHPDPKHAPLRSRCSAPGPKPLSFDRPPLRPLLEAAVAAYVNTTHSRLTHISPRHYADFIEFLGRARDTFALAHDGHAQFAQLLENMKVAYKGKKKLMFLVKERFG
- the LOC136342100 gene encoding zinc finger SWIM domain-containing protein 5-like isoform X2, which codes for MAHDALPPRRPPVGALPPCCAPLRLRPPPPRNPDSLLDVTAKKVAETVPFARIEEKYDRIPEPVQRRIVFWSFPRNERDICMYSSLSRVQNNQEPGSLAFCKGMKLLENGCVDNVLQVGFHLSGVVTAPKTSPPASLPCGAPEPPHKFKVSVSFDRCKITSVTCTCDTRDIFWCQHVVALSLYRIRNAEVVRLRVPISETLLQMDRQQLQKFVQYLIAEHHTEVLPTAQKLADEILQQRSEINQIAGAPDPTAGAAADDAHSWHLDETQVCEQVRSYLAQGTYYNANKQLNSLFSKVREMLRAQDSNGARMLTLITEQFLQDPRLQLWKSQGTPMTDKCRQLWDQLGSLWVCIVLNPGCTPLEKTQWEEQLNKWIRMDVCPPEDPDFRVQLVGGPRDSYVNRDRDRDRYWYERDRYSERDRERRERRDRERERERDRLSNRPNYQSSDSSSESDDEEPSYSPRGAKRLRVSARGHSKPVLPRTIFHRALDAVAMSWDNMHLKNVLSSDTYCSHVPDNSNSNGSFNSQGQPLWNESIPWCAARVDSLRSHGHSEAALRLAVSVVRTMKQQQLQAQRQWHESQQQKAGTSSQQPKACTSRCQGACMSSSCSTTSASAPANQDGWVGHPLDPIGCLFDTLADASTIPDDQRPRTPSYLDLVSMDEQHNLRPRYQHVPVVGSRDRAETYLTLAFEVALIGLGQQRVMPVGLYAQEKACKQEDRLIAKLQEIELDNSLVAVLRRQAIILLEAGPTSGLGIGIHPESIPMHTFARFLFLSLLNYYPDLAYEVGLRAMRLPLLEEGEGGDGGPSGGSNGAGPLAGAGRPPRWFTLGHIESQQCALSSTMLSAAKGEVMRLRTVLESSQRHIHSSSHLFKLAQDAFRFATPENSPRHPTLLSVAFELGLQVMRMTLSSMNWRRREMVRWLVTCAVELGLDALISLMQNWYQFFSATEAAGPVATTIMSRGTMLRLQLSFQQQEELSGCARTLALQCATKDPPNCALNALTLCENEALAFETAYQIVVDAASLIMTSSQLFTIARYMEHRGYPSRAYKLGMLAMKHVHLAYNQDTHPAINDIHWAMALAHSLGKTELGHMVPLLVKNVQCATVLSDVLRRCGATPPGGPPIVPPPHPDPKHAPLRSRCSAPGPKPLSFDRPPLRPLLEAAVAAYVNTTHSRLTHISPRHYADFIEFLGRARDTFALAHDGHAQFAQLLENMKVAYKGKKKLMFLVKERFG